Proteins encoded together in one Camelina sativa cultivar DH55 chromosome 9, Cs, whole genome shotgun sequence window:
- the LOC104711628 gene encoding chalcone--flavonone isomerase 1-like — MSSSSVVVSPSPLPTVAELHVDSVTFAPSVRSPASSNPLFLGGAGSVVEGEFIIFTVVGVYLDANAVPSLSLKWKGKTAEELMESVPFFREIVTGAFEKFIKLTMKQPLFGHKIAEEVMKKCVATWKFLEIYTECEAKAVKTFLEVFKDENFLPGASILFAFSPNGSLTVAFSKDDSIPETGKAVIQNKMLAEDVLELFIEKNGACPGARLTVAERLAQLMKSTENDIDFS, encoded by the exons ATGTCTTCCTCCTCCGTTGTCGTCTCTCCGTCTCCGCTCCCTACCGTCGCGGAGCTTCATGTAGATTCCGTCACGTTTGCACCGTCCGTCAGGTCACCGGCCTCCTCCAATCCACTCTTCCTCGGTGGCGCAGGTTCGGTTGTCGAAGGAGAATTCATAATTTTTACCGTCGTAGGAGTATACCTAGATGCTAACGCCGTCCCATCACTCTCCCTCAAGTGGAAGGGCAAAACCGCAGAGGAGTTAATGGAATCTGTCCCGTTCTTCCGTGAAATCGTCACAG GTGCGTTTGAGAAGTTTATTAAGTTGACTATGAAACAGCCGTTATTTGGACATAAAATCGCGGAGGAAGTAATGAAGAAGTGTGTGGCTACATGGAAATTTCTAGAGATTTATACGGAGTGTGAAGCCAAAGCTGTGAAGACGTTCTTGGAGGTCTTCAAGGACGAAAACTTCCTTCCCGGTGCATCcattctttttgctttctccCCAAACGGCTCTCTTACG GTTGCGTTTTCTAAAGATGATAGCATTCCTGAAACCGGGAAAGCTGTGATCCAGAACAAAATGTTGGCGGAGGATGTTCTTGAGCTTTTCATCGAAAAGAACGGTGCTTGTCCAGGGGCTAGGTTGACTGTTGCCGAGAGATTAGCTCAGCTGATGAAGAGCACTGAGAATGATATAGATTTCTCTTGA